The Bos indicus x Bos taurus breed Angus x Brahman F1 hybrid chromosome 15, Bos_hybrid_MaternalHap_v2.0, whole genome shotgun sequence genome includes a window with the following:
- the STARD10 gene encoding START domain-containing protein 10 isoform X2: MLTYKAQFCCHSLFIHSQPETTRLRTCKAKPASKLGLEKFWFPEKSHCRMECRDVPAETLYDVLHDIEYRKKWDSNVIETFDIARLTVNADVGYYSWRCPKPLKNRDVITLRSWLPMGTDYIIMNYSVKHPKYPPRKDLVRAVSIQTGYLIQSTGPKSCVITYLAQVDPKGSLPKWVVNKSSQFLAPKAMKKMYKACVKYPEWKQKHQPHFKPWLHPEQSSLPSLALSELSVQHADSLENIDESAVAESREDRTGSAGGEGSDDDTSLT; encoded by the exons ATGCTAACCTACAAAGCACAATTCTGTTGTCACTCCCTCTTCATACACTCACAGCCTGAGACTACACGTTTGAGGACTTGCAAAGCCAAACCAGCTTCCAAACTTGGTTTAGAGAAGTTCTGGTTTCCTGAGAAGTCACAC TGTCGGATGGAGTGCCGCGATGTGCCAGCAGAGACACTCTACGATGTCCTACATGACATTGAATACCGCAAGAAGTGGGACAGCAACGTCATTGAAACTTTCGACATTGCTCGCTTGACAGTCAACGCTGATGTGGGCTATTATTCTT GGAGGTGTCCAAAGCCCCTGAAGAATCGTGATGTCATCACCCTCCGTTCCTGGCTGCCCATGGGCACTGATTACATCATTATGAACTACTCAGTCAAACATCCT AAATACCCACCTCGGAAAGACTTGGTCCGAGCTGTGTCCATCCAGACGGGCTACCTCATCCAGAGCACGGGGCCCAAGAGCTGCGTCATCACCTACCTGGCCCAGGTGGACCCCAAAG GCTCCTTACCCAAATGGGTGGTGAATAAATCTTCTCAGTTCCTGGCTCCCAAG GCCATGAAGAAGATGTACAAGGCGTGCGTCAAATACCCTGAGTGGAAGCAGAAGCATCAACCACACTTCAAACCGTGGCTACACCCGGAGCAGAGCTCGTTGCCCAGCCTGGCGCTGTCGGAGCTGTCGGTGCAACATGCGGACTCGCTGGAGAACATCGACGAGAGCGCGGTGGCAGAGAGCCGGGAGGATCGCACAGGCAGCGCCGGCGGCGAGGGC